One window of the Methanocaldococcus vulcanius M7 genome contains the following:
- a CDS encoding prephenate dehydrogenase has protein sequence MKPKISIIGGTDGLGKWFARYLKNKGFDVIVSGRDIEKGKNVEKELGVKFTNNNIKAAQEGDVVIIAVPINVTERVIKEVAPHVKEGSLLMDITSIKEIPAKTMEKYAKKGVVVIPTHPMFGPSTPSLLRQVVILTPSEEHKKSEWFKKVYNFLKEEGAKVIIIPPDKHDRIMGIVQGLTHYAFISLGATLKELNVDIKESRKFASPIYELMISIIGRIIGQNPYLYADIQMFNPKISEIHETFIDQCQKISEIVKNKDREAFVKIMKEASKHFGSEAKRGAYYSDKAVFALTSEIENLNKLIGKEIAVKNINSNKIHFGILKSIDDDYLTLEKNGNEQKFNILRVDVFSGEELEKLKRKHLKRKHIDISILFKRDVDENIILKLLKDLFDIDIVDIYEGKNIEKGYKSITFRIYGYNKKELKDKEEEFLRIIKNIGGKERFSKIKKLKN, from the coding sequence ATGAAGCCAAAAATCTCAATAATTGGAGGAACGGATGGTTTGGGAAAATGGTTCGCAAGATACTTAAAAAATAAGGGATTTGACGTAATAGTTAGCGGTAGGGATATAGAAAAAGGAAAAAATGTAGAGAAAGAACTTGGAGTTAAATTCACAAATAACAACATAAAAGCAGCACAAGAAGGAGATGTGGTAATAATCGCAGTGCCAATCAACGTAACTGAGAGGGTTATAAAAGAAGTAGCCCCCCATGTAAAGGAGGGATCTCTATTAATGGATATAACTTCAATAAAAGAAATTCCCGCCAAAACTATGGAAAAATATGCTAAGAAAGGAGTCGTAGTGATCCCAACTCATCCCATGTTCGGCCCATCCACACCATCTCTACTGAGGCAGGTTGTTATACTAACACCAAGTGAAGAACACAAAAAAAGCGAATGGTTTAAAAAGGTATATAATTTTTTAAAAGAAGAAGGAGCGAAAGTAATAATCATTCCCCCAGATAAACATGATAGAATTATGGGAATAGTGCAAGGATTAACACATTATGCTTTTATTTCATTGGGCGCTACGTTAAAAGAATTAAATGTAGATATAAAAGAGTCGAGAAAATTTGCCTCTCCAATATACGAGTTGATGATCTCAATAATCGGAAGGATAATAGGCCAGAATCCCTATCTTTATGCAGATATTCAAATGTTTAATCCAAAAATATCGGAGATACACGAAACATTTATAGATCAGTGCCAAAAAATCAGTGAGATTGTAAAAAACAAAGATAGAGAGGCATTTGTTAAGATTATGAAAGAGGCCTCGAAACATTTCGGAAGCGAAGCAAAAAGAGGAGCTTACTATTCCGATAAGGCGGTCTTTGCATTAACATCCGAAATCGAAAATCTAAATAAGTTAATTGGAAAGGAGATAGCAGTAAAAAACATCAACTCCAACAAAATACACTTTGGGATATTAAAAAGCATAGATGATGATTATTTAACCCTCGAAAAAAATGGAAATGAACAAAAATTCAATATACTCAGAGTTGATGTGTTTTCAGGTGAGGAACTTGAAAAATTAAAAAGGAAACACCTTAAAAGAAAGCATATTGATATATCTATTCTCTTCAAAAGAGATGTTGATGAAAATATAATCTTAAAATTGTTAAAAGATCTATTTGATATTGATATTGTGGACATATACGAAGGGAAAAATATAGAAAAGGGATACAAGAGCATAACTTTCAGAATCTATGGATACAATAAAAAAGAATTAAAAGATAAAGAGGAAGAATTTTTAAGAATTATTAAAAATATTGGTGGAAAAGAAAGATTCAGCAAAATAAAAAAATTAAAAAATTAA
- the comE gene encoding sulfopyruvate decarboxylase subunit beta, with the protein MLPKRIDIIKKIVDNVGDNEIIVSNIGFPSKELYFLKDRDRNFYMLGSMGLASSIGLGISLNCEDKVVVIDGDGSVLMNLGSLSTIGNTSPKNYILVIIDNSAYGSTGNQKTHTEKNTNLEKIAKGCGLDSITVESLDDFEKEFKKALKEDICKVIIAKTIPYNEKCPNIEIPPVVLKYRFKTSLKNKK; encoded by the coding sequence ATGCTTCCTAAAAGAATAGATATAATAAAAAAGATCGTTGATAATGTTGGAGATAATGAAATAATTGTTAGCAATATTGGTTTTCCTTCAAAGGAACTTTATTTTTTAAAAGATAGGGATAGAAATTTTTATATGTTGGGTTCTATGGGATTGGCCTCGTCTATTGGATTAGGCATTTCATTAAACTGCGAGGATAAAGTTGTGGTAATAGATGGGGATGGATCGGTTTTAATGAACCTTGGATCTCTCTCAACAATAGGAAACACATCTCCAAAAAATTATATTTTGGTTATAATCGATAACTCCGCTTATGGATCAACTGGAAATCAAAAAACCCATACAGAAAAAAATACTAACTTAGAAAAAATAGCGAAAGGTTGTGGATTGGACTCAATAACGGTAGAAAGTTTAGACGACTTTGAAAAAGAATTTAAAAAAGCGTTAAAAGAAGATATATGTAAGGTAATTATTGCAAAAACAATTCCATATAATGAAAAGTGCCCTAACATCGAAATTCCACCAGTAGTTTTAAAATATAGATTTAAAACTTCTTTAAAAAATAAAAAATAA